In Phacochoerus africanus isolate WHEZ1 chromosome 14, ROS_Pafr_v1, whole genome shotgun sequence, one genomic interval encodes:
- the FMNL1 gene encoding formin-like protein 1 isoform X1, with product MGNAAGSAEQPASPAALSPKQPAAPKQPMPAAGELEERFNRVLNCMNLPPDKVQLLSQYDNEKKWELICDQERFQVKNPPAAYIQKLKSYLETGGVSRKVAADWMSNLGFKRRVQESTQVLRELEISLRTNHIGWVQEFLNEENRGLDVLLEYLAFAQCSVTYDMESTDNGAPGSEKSKPLEQSVEDLSKGPPSSLAAQPKSRHLTIKCPPSPRLTPAHSRKALRNSRIVSQKDDVHVCIMCLRAIMNYQSGFSLVMNHPACVNEIALSLNNKNPRTKALVLELLAAVCLVRGGHDIILSAFDNFKEVCGEQHRFEKLMEYFRNEDSNIDFMVACMQFINIVVHSVENMNFRVFLQYEFTHLGLDLYLERLRLTESDKLQVQIQAYLDNIFDVGALLEDTETKNAVLEHMEELQEQVALLTERLREAENESMAKIAELEKQLSQARKELETLRERFSESTPMGTSRHPPEPEKVPALAPARPSALELKVEELEEKGLIRILRGPGDDVSIEILPVALATPSGSDAPTPGVPTEPRSPELPPAAEPVPGAAPPPPPPPPPPPPPLPPLSGLPSQPEAPPLAPPLAPPLPGSPEPPAPPPLPGDQPPPPPPPPPPPGADGPVPPPPPPPPGGPSDALGGPGLEMGTGVKPKKPIQTKFRMPLLNWVALKPNQITGTVFTEINDEKVLRELDMSDFEEQFKTKSQGPSLDLTALKSKAAQKAPSKATLIEANRAKNLAITLRKGNLGADRICQAIETYDLQALGLDFLELLTRFLPTEYERSLITRFEQEQRPIEELSEEDRFMLRFSRIPRLPERMNTLIFLGNFPDTAQLLMPQLNAVIAASMSIKSSDRLRQILEIVLAFGNYMNSSKRGAAYGFRLQSLDALLEMKSTDRKQTLLHYLVKVIAEKYPQLTGFHSDLHFLDKAGSVSLDSVLGDVRSLQRGLELTQREFVRQDDCVVLKEFLRANSPTMDKLLADSKTAQEAYESVVEYFGENPKTTSPSMFFSLFSRFIKAYKKAEQEVEQWKKEAAAQEAGTDTAGRGEPSAPKSPPKVRRQQMDLISELKRKQQKEPLIYESDRDGAIEDIITDLRNQPYIRADTGRRSGRRRPPGPPLQVTSDISL from the exons ATGGGCAACGCGGCCGGCAGTGCGGAGCAGCCCGCGAGCCCCGCCGCGCTGTCCCCCAAGCAGCCCGCGGCGCCCAAGCAGCCGATGCCCGCGGCTGGAGAGCTGGAAGAGAGGTTTAACCGGGTCCTG AACTGCATGAACTTGCCCCCAGACAAGGTCCAGCTGCTGAGCCAGTATGACAATGAGAAGAAGTGGGAGCTCATCTGTGACCAG GAGCGGTTTCAAGTCAAGAACCCCCCCGCAGCCTATATCCAGAAGCTGAAGAGCTACCTGGAAACTGGTGGGGTCAGCCGCAAGGTAGCAGCAGATTGGATGTCCAACCTGGGG TTTAAGAGGCGAGTTCAGGAGTCCACCCAGGTGCTGCGGGAGCTGGAGATCTCCCTGAGGACCAACCACATTGG GTGGGTGCAGGAGTTCCTCAACGAGGAGAACCGTGGCCTGGATGTGCTGCTCGAGtacctggcctttgctcagtgctCCGTCAC GTATGACATGGAAAGCACGGACAATGGGGCCCCGGGCTCCGAGAAGAGCAAGCCACTGGAGCAGTCGGTGGAAGATCTCAGCAAGGGTCCGCCCTCATCCTTGGCAGCGCAGCCCAAGAGTCGCCACCTGACCATCAA GTGCCCCCCTTCTCCCCG GCTGACCCCGGCCCACAGCAGGAAGGCTCTGCGGAATTCCCGCATCGTCAGCCAGAAGGATGATGTCCATGTCTGCATCATGTGCCTGCGTGCCATCATGAACTACCAG tcTGGCTTCAGCCTTGTCATGAACCACCCAGCCTGTGTCAATGAGATTGCGCTGAGCCTCAACAACAAGAACCCCAG GACCAAGGCTCTTGTGCTGGAGCTGCTGGCGGCTGTGTGTCTGGTGCGGGGAGGACACGACATCATCCTTTCAGCCTTTGACAACTTCAAGGAG GTATGTGGGGAGCAGCACCGCTTTGAAAAGCTCATGGAATATTTCCGGAACGAGGACAGCAACATCGACTTCATG GTGGCCTGCATGCAGTTCATTAACATCGTGGTCCATTCGGTGGAGAACATGAACTTCCGCGTCTTCCTGCAGTATGAATTCACCCACCTGGGCCTGGACCTGTACTTGGAG AGGCTTCGGCTCACGGAGAGTGacaagctgcaggtgcagattCAGGCATACTTGGACAATATTTTTGATGTGGGCGCATTGCTGGAGGACACTGAGACCAAGAATGCTGTGCTGGAGCACATGGAGGAGCTGCAGGAGCAGGTGGCCCTG TTGACAGAGAGGCTTCGGGAAGCGGAGAACGAATCCATGGCCAAGATCGCGGAGCTGGAAAAGCAGCTGAGCCAGGCCCGAAAGGAGTTGGAGACCCTGCGG GAGCGCTTCAGCGAGTCGACTCCCATGGGCACCTCCAGACATCCGCCTGAGCCTGAAAAAGTGCCTGCCCTCGCCCCGGCGCGGCCCTCGGCCCTCGAGCTGAAGGTGGAGGAGCTGGAAGAGAAGGGGTTAATCCGTATCCTGAGGGGGCCCGGGGATGATGTCTCCATCGAGATCCTCCCGGTCGCTCTGGCAACCCCCAGCGGCAGTGATGCCCCTACTCCGGGGGTGCCCACCGAACCCCGGAGCCCAG AACTCCCACCTGCAGCAGAGCCGGTTCCCGGAGCAGCACCCCCAccgccacctccacctccacctccaccaccgCCGCTGCCCCCACTGTCGGGTCTCCCCTCCCAGCCGGAAGCCCCGCCCTTGGCGCCCCCactggccccgcccctcccaggCAGCCCGGagcccccggccccgccgcccCTGCCAGGAGAccagccgcccccacccccgcccccaccgccgcCTCCAGGCGCTGATGGGCCGGTGCCtccgcccccaccaccacctccggGAGGGCCCTCTGATGCTCTTGGAGGGCCTGGCTTGGAGATGGGCACAG GTGTGAAGCCCAAGAAACCCATCCAGACCAAGTTTAGAATGCCCCTCTTAAACTGGGTGGCCCTGAAACCCAACCAGATCACAGGCACGGTCTTCACTGAGATCAATGACGAGAAGGTGCTGCGG GAGCTGGACATGAGTGACTTTGAGGAGCAGTTCAAGACAAAGTCCCAAGGTCCCAGCCTAGACCTTACTGCTCTCAAGAGTAAGGCAGCCCAAAAGGCCCCCAGCAAAGCCACGCTCATCGAGGCCAACCGGGCCAAGAACCTGGCCATCACCCTGCGCAAGGGCAACCTGGGGGCTGACCGCATCTGCCAGGCCATTGAGAC GTACGACCTGCAGGCCCTTGGCCTAGACTTCCTGGAGCTGCTGACCCGCTTCCTGCCTACGGAGTATGAGCGTAGCCTCATCACCCGGTTCGAGCAGGAGCAGCGGCCCATAGAGGAGCTGTCAGAGGAGGACCGCTTCATGCTGCGCTTCAGCCGTATCCCCCGCCTGCCCGAGCGCATGAACACGCTTATCTTCCTGGGCAACTTCCCAGACACTGCCCAGCTGCTCATGCCG CAACTGAATGCTGTCATTGCGGCCTCAATGTCCATCAAGTCCTCAGACAGACTCCGCCAGATCCTTGAG aTCGTCCTGGCTTTCGGCAACTACATGAACAGCAGCAAGCGTGGAGCAGCTTATGGCTTCCGGCTGCAGAGTCTGGATGCG CTGCTGGAGATGAAATCGACCGATCGAAAGCAGACGCTGCTGCACTACCTGGTGAAGGTCATTGCTGAGAAGTACCCCCAGCTCACAGGTTTCCACAGTGACCTGCACTTTCTGGACAAGGCCGGCTCAG TGTCCCTGGACAGTGTGCTAGGGGACGTGCGCTCCCTGCAGCGAGGCCTGGAGTTGACCCAGCGGGAGTTTGTGCGGCAGGATGACTGCGTGGTGCTCAAGGAGTTCCTGAGGGCTAACTCACCCACCATGGATAAGCTGCTGGCAGACAGCAAGACGGCtcag GAAGCCTACGAGTCTGTGGTGGAGTACTTTGGCGAGAACCCCAAGACCACGTCCCCCTCCATGTTCTTTTCCCTCTTTAGTCGCTTCATCAAAGCCTATAAG AAAGCTGAGCAGGAGGTGGAACAGTGGAAGAAAGAAGCAGCTGCCCAGGAGGCGGGCACCGACACCGCGGGTAGAGGGGAGCCCTCAGCACCCAAG tcCCCGCCCAAGGTCAGGCGGCAGCAGATGGACCTCATTTCTGAGCTGAAACGGAAGCAGCAGAAGGAGCCCCTCATCTACGAGAGTGACCGTGATGGGGCCATTGAAGATATCATCACAG ATCTGCGGAACCAGCCCTACATCCGCGCAGATACAGGCCGTCGCAGCGGTCGTCGGCGCCCCCCGGGACCCCCCCTACAGGTCACCTCTGACATCTCGCTGTAG
- the FMNL1 gene encoding formin-like protein 1 isoform X4 — translation MGNAAGSAEQPASPAALSPKQPAAPKQPMPAAGELEERFNRVLNCMNLPPDKVQLLSQYDNEKKWELICDQERFQVKNPPAAYIQKLKSYLETGGVSRKVAADWMSNLGFKRRVQESTQVLRELEISLRTNHIGWVQEFLNEENRGLDVLLEYLAFAQCSVTYDMESTDNGAPGSEKSKPLEQSVEDLSKGPPSSLAAQPKSRHLTIKLTPAHSRKALRNSRIVSQKDDVHVCIMCLRAIMNYQSGFSLVMNHPACVNEIALSLNNKNPRTKALVLELLAAVCLVRGGHDIILSAFDNFKEVCGEQHRFEKLMEYFRNEDSNIDFMVACMQFINIVVHSVENMNFRVFLQYEFTHLGLDLYLERLRLTESDKLQVQIQAYLDNIFDVGALLEDTETKNAVLEHMEELQEQVALLTERLREAENESMAKIAELEKQLSQARKELETLRERFSESTPMGTSRHPPEPEKVPALAPARPSALELKVEELEEKGLIRILRGPGDDVSIEILPVALATPSGSDAPTPGVPTEPRSPELPPAAEPVPGAAPPPPPPPPPPPPPLPPLSGLPSQPEAPPLAPPLAPPLPGSPEPPAPPPLPGDQPPPPPPPPPPPGADGPVPPPPPPPPGGPSDALGGPGLEMGTGVKPKKPIQTKFRMPLLNWVALKPNQITGTVFTEINDEKVLRELDMSDFEEQFKTKSQGPSLDLTALKSKAAQKAPSKATLIEANRAKNLAITLRKGNLGADRICQAIETYDLQALGLDFLELLTRFLPTEYERSLITRFEQEQRPIEELSEEDRFMLRFSRIPRLPERMNTLIFLGNFPDTAQLLMPQLNAVIAASMSIKSSDRLRQILEIVLAFGNYMNSSKRGAAYGFRLQSLDALLEMKSTDRKQTLLHYLVKVIAEKYPQLTGFHSDLHFLDKAGSVSLDSVLGDVRSLQRGLELTQREFVRQDDCVVLKEFLRANSPTMDKLLADSKTAQEAYESVVEYFGENPKTTSPSMFFSLFSRFIKAYKKAEQEVEQWKKEAAAQEAGTDTAGRGEPSAPKSPPKVRRQQMDLISELKRKQQKEPLIYESDRDGAIEDIITDLRNQPYIRADTGRRSGRRRPPGPPLQVTSDISL, via the exons ATGGGCAACGCGGCCGGCAGTGCGGAGCAGCCCGCGAGCCCCGCCGCGCTGTCCCCCAAGCAGCCCGCGGCGCCCAAGCAGCCGATGCCCGCGGCTGGAGAGCTGGAAGAGAGGTTTAACCGGGTCCTG AACTGCATGAACTTGCCCCCAGACAAGGTCCAGCTGCTGAGCCAGTATGACAATGAGAAGAAGTGGGAGCTCATCTGTGACCAG GAGCGGTTTCAAGTCAAGAACCCCCCCGCAGCCTATATCCAGAAGCTGAAGAGCTACCTGGAAACTGGTGGGGTCAGCCGCAAGGTAGCAGCAGATTGGATGTCCAACCTGGGG TTTAAGAGGCGAGTTCAGGAGTCCACCCAGGTGCTGCGGGAGCTGGAGATCTCCCTGAGGACCAACCACATTGG GTGGGTGCAGGAGTTCCTCAACGAGGAGAACCGTGGCCTGGATGTGCTGCTCGAGtacctggcctttgctcagtgctCCGTCAC GTATGACATGGAAAGCACGGACAATGGGGCCCCGGGCTCCGAGAAGAGCAAGCCACTGGAGCAGTCGGTGGAAGATCTCAGCAAGGGTCCGCCCTCATCCTTGGCAGCGCAGCCCAAGAGTCGCCACCTGACCATCAA GCTGACCCCGGCCCACAGCAGGAAGGCTCTGCGGAATTCCCGCATCGTCAGCCAGAAGGATGATGTCCATGTCTGCATCATGTGCCTGCGTGCCATCATGAACTACCAG tcTGGCTTCAGCCTTGTCATGAACCACCCAGCCTGTGTCAATGAGATTGCGCTGAGCCTCAACAACAAGAACCCCAG GACCAAGGCTCTTGTGCTGGAGCTGCTGGCGGCTGTGTGTCTGGTGCGGGGAGGACACGACATCATCCTTTCAGCCTTTGACAACTTCAAGGAG GTATGTGGGGAGCAGCACCGCTTTGAAAAGCTCATGGAATATTTCCGGAACGAGGACAGCAACATCGACTTCATG GTGGCCTGCATGCAGTTCATTAACATCGTGGTCCATTCGGTGGAGAACATGAACTTCCGCGTCTTCCTGCAGTATGAATTCACCCACCTGGGCCTGGACCTGTACTTGGAG AGGCTTCGGCTCACGGAGAGTGacaagctgcaggtgcagattCAGGCATACTTGGACAATATTTTTGATGTGGGCGCATTGCTGGAGGACACTGAGACCAAGAATGCTGTGCTGGAGCACATGGAGGAGCTGCAGGAGCAGGTGGCCCTG TTGACAGAGAGGCTTCGGGAAGCGGAGAACGAATCCATGGCCAAGATCGCGGAGCTGGAAAAGCAGCTGAGCCAGGCCCGAAAGGAGTTGGAGACCCTGCGG GAGCGCTTCAGCGAGTCGACTCCCATGGGCACCTCCAGACATCCGCCTGAGCCTGAAAAAGTGCCTGCCCTCGCCCCGGCGCGGCCCTCGGCCCTCGAGCTGAAGGTGGAGGAGCTGGAAGAGAAGGGGTTAATCCGTATCCTGAGGGGGCCCGGGGATGATGTCTCCATCGAGATCCTCCCGGTCGCTCTGGCAACCCCCAGCGGCAGTGATGCCCCTACTCCGGGGGTGCCCACCGAACCCCGGAGCCCAG AACTCCCACCTGCAGCAGAGCCGGTTCCCGGAGCAGCACCCCCAccgccacctccacctccacctccaccaccgCCGCTGCCCCCACTGTCGGGTCTCCCCTCCCAGCCGGAAGCCCCGCCCTTGGCGCCCCCactggccccgcccctcccaggCAGCCCGGagcccccggccccgccgcccCTGCCAGGAGAccagccgcccccacccccgcccccaccgccgcCTCCAGGCGCTGATGGGCCGGTGCCtccgcccccaccaccacctccggGAGGGCCCTCTGATGCTCTTGGAGGGCCTGGCTTGGAGATGGGCACAG GTGTGAAGCCCAAGAAACCCATCCAGACCAAGTTTAGAATGCCCCTCTTAAACTGGGTGGCCCTGAAACCCAACCAGATCACAGGCACGGTCTTCACTGAGATCAATGACGAGAAGGTGCTGCGG GAGCTGGACATGAGTGACTTTGAGGAGCAGTTCAAGACAAAGTCCCAAGGTCCCAGCCTAGACCTTACTGCTCTCAAGAGTAAGGCAGCCCAAAAGGCCCCCAGCAAAGCCACGCTCATCGAGGCCAACCGGGCCAAGAACCTGGCCATCACCCTGCGCAAGGGCAACCTGGGGGCTGACCGCATCTGCCAGGCCATTGAGAC GTACGACCTGCAGGCCCTTGGCCTAGACTTCCTGGAGCTGCTGACCCGCTTCCTGCCTACGGAGTATGAGCGTAGCCTCATCACCCGGTTCGAGCAGGAGCAGCGGCCCATAGAGGAGCTGTCAGAGGAGGACCGCTTCATGCTGCGCTTCAGCCGTATCCCCCGCCTGCCCGAGCGCATGAACACGCTTATCTTCCTGGGCAACTTCCCAGACACTGCCCAGCTGCTCATGCCG CAACTGAATGCTGTCATTGCGGCCTCAATGTCCATCAAGTCCTCAGACAGACTCCGCCAGATCCTTGAG aTCGTCCTGGCTTTCGGCAACTACATGAACAGCAGCAAGCGTGGAGCAGCTTATGGCTTCCGGCTGCAGAGTCTGGATGCG CTGCTGGAGATGAAATCGACCGATCGAAAGCAGACGCTGCTGCACTACCTGGTGAAGGTCATTGCTGAGAAGTACCCCCAGCTCACAGGTTTCCACAGTGACCTGCACTTTCTGGACAAGGCCGGCTCAG TGTCCCTGGACAGTGTGCTAGGGGACGTGCGCTCCCTGCAGCGAGGCCTGGAGTTGACCCAGCGGGAGTTTGTGCGGCAGGATGACTGCGTGGTGCTCAAGGAGTTCCTGAGGGCTAACTCACCCACCATGGATAAGCTGCTGGCAGACAGCAAGACGGCtcag GAAGCCTACGAGTCTGTGGTGGAGTACTTTGGCGAGAACCCCAAGACCACGTCCCCCTCCATGTTCTTTTCCCTCTTTAGTCGCTTCATCAAAGCCTATAAG AAAGCTGAGCAGGAGGTGGAACAGTGGAAGAAAGAAGCAGCTGCCCAGGAGGCGGGCACCGACACCGCGGGTAGAGGGGAGCCCTCAGCACCCAAG tcCCCGCCCAAGGTCAGGCGGCAGCAGATGGACCTCATTTCTGAGCTGAAACGGAAGCAGCAGAAGGAGCCCCTCATCTACGAGAGTGACCGTGATGGGGCCATTGAAGATATCATCACAG ATCTGCGGAACCAGCCCTACATCCGCGCAGATACAGGCCGTCGCAGCGGTCGTCGGCGCCCCCCGGGACCCCCCCTACAGGTCACCTCTGACATCTCGCTGTAG
- the FMNL1 gene encoding formin-like protein 1 isoform X2, whose protein sequence is MGNAAGSAEQPASPAALSPKQPAAPKQPMPAAGELEERFNRVLNCMNLPPDKVQLLSQYDNEKKWELICDQERFQVKNPPAAYIQKLKSYLETGGVSRKVAADWMSNLGFKRRVQESTQVLRELEISLRTNHIGWVQEFLNEENRGLDVLLEYLAFAQCSVTYDMESTDNGAPGSEKSKPLEQSVEDLSKGPPSSLAAQPKSRHLTIKCPPSPRLTPAHSRKALRNSRIVSQKDDVHVCIMCLRAIMNYQSGFSLVMNHPACVNEIALSLNNKNPRTKALVLELLAAVCLVRGGHDIILSAFDNFKEVCGEQHRFEKLMEYFRNEDSNIDFMVACMQFINIVVHSVENMNFRVFLQYEFTHLGLDLYLERLRLTESDKLQVQIQAYLDNIFDVGALLEDTETKNAVLEHMEELQEQVALLTERLREAENESMAKIAELEKQLSQARKELETLRERFSESTPMGTSRHPPEPEKVPALAPARPSALELKVEELEEKGLIRILRGPGDDVSIEILPVALATPSGSDAPTPGVPTEPRSPELPPAAEPVPGAAPPPPPPPPPPPPPLPPLSGLPSQPEAPPLAPPLAPPLPGSPEPPAPPPLPGDQPPPPPPPPPPPGADGPVPPPPPPPPGGPSDALGGPGLEMGTGVKPKKPIQTKFRMPLLNWVALKPNQITGTVFTEINDEKVLRELDMSDFEEQFKTKSQGPSLDLTALKSKAAQKAPSKATLIEANRAKNLAITLRKGNLGADRICQAIETYDLQALGLDFLELLTRFLPTEYERSLITRFEQEQRPIEELSEEDRFMLRFSRIPRLPERMNTLIFLGNFPDTAQLLMPQLNAVIAASMSIKSSDRLRQILEIVLAFGNYMNSSKRGAAYGFRLQSLDALLEMKSTDRKQTLLHYLVKVIAEKYPQLTGFHSDLHFLDKAGSVSLDSVLGDVRSLQRGLELTQREFVRQDDCVVLKEFLRANSPTMDKLLADSKTAQEAYESVVEYFGENPKTTSPSMFFSLFSRFIKAYKKAEQEVEQWKKEAAAQEAGTDTAGRGEPSAPKSPPKVRRQQMDLISELKRKQQKEPLIYESDRDGAIEDIITVLKTVPFTARTGKRTSRLLCEASLGEEIPL, encoded by the exons ATGGGCAACGCGGCCGGCAGTGCGGAGCAGCCCGCGAGCCCCGCCGCGCTGTCCCCCAAGCAGCCCGCGGCGCCCAAGCAGCCGATGCCCGCGGCTGGAGAGCTGGAAGAGAGGTTTAACCGGGTCCTG AACTGCATGAACTTGCCCCCAGACAAGGTCCAGCTGCTGAGCCAGTATGACAATGAGAAGAAGTGGGAGCTCATCTGTGACCAG GAGCGGTTTCAAGTCAAGAACCCCCCCGCAGCCTATATCCAGAAGCTGAAGAGCTACCTGGAAACTGGTGGGGTCAGCCGCAAGGTAGCAGCAGATTGGATGTCCAACCTGGGG TTTAAGAGGCGAGTTCAGGAGTCCACCCAGGTGCTGCGGGAGCTGGAGATCTCCCTGAGGACCAACCACATTGG GTGGGTGCAGGAGTTCCTCAACGAGGAGAACCGTGGCCTGGATGTGCTGCTCGAGtacctggcctttgctcagtgctCCGTCAC GTATGACATGGAAAGCACGGACAATGGGGCCCCGGGCTCCGAGAAGAGCAAGCCACTGGAGCAGTCGGTGGAAGATCTCAGCAAGGGTCCGCCCTCATCCTTGGCAGCGCAGCCCAAGAGTCGCCACCTGACCATCAA GTGCCCCCCTTCTCCCCG GCTGACCCCGGCCCACAGCAGGAAGGCTCTGCGGAATTCCCGCATCGTCAGCCAGAAGGATGATGTCCATGTCTGCATCATGTGCCTGCGTGCCATCATGAACTACCAG tcTGGCTTCAGCCTTGTCATGAACCACCCAGCCTGTGTCAATGAGATTGCGCTGAGCCTCAACAACAAGAACCCCAG GACCAAGGCTCTTGTGCTGGAGCTGCTGGCGGCTGTGTGTCTGGTGCGGGGAGGACACGACATCATCCTTTCAGCCTTTGACAACTTCAAGGAG GTATGTGGGGAGCAGCACCGCTTTGAAAAGCTCATGGAATATTTCCGGAACGAGGACAGCAACATCGACTTCATG GTGGCCTGCATGCAGTTCATTAACATCGTGGTCCATTCGGTGGAGAACATGAACTTCCGCGTCTTCCTGCAGTATGAATTCACCCACCTGGGCCTGGACCTGTACTTGGAG AGGCTTCGGCTCACGGAGAGTGacaagctgcaggtgcagattCAGGCATACTTGGACAATATTTTTGATGTGGGCGCATTGCTGGAGGACACTGAGACCAAGAATGCTGTGCTGGAGCACATGGAGGAGCTGCAGGAGCAGGTGGCCCTG TTGACAGAGAGGCTTCGGGAAGCGGAGAACGAATCCATGGCCAAGATCGCGGAGCTGGAAAAGCAGCTGAGCCAGGCCCGAAAGGAGTTGGAGACCCTGCGG GAGCGCTTCAGCGAGTCGACTCCCATGGGCACCTCCAGACATCCGCCTGAGCCTGAAAAAGTGCCTGCCCTCGCCCCGGCGCGGCCCTCGGCCCTCGAGCTGAAGGTGGAGGAGCTGGAAGAGAAGGGGTTAATCCGTATCCTGAGGGGGCCCGGGGATGATGTCTCCATCGAGATCCTCCCGGTCGCTCTGGCAACCCCCAGCGGCAGTGATGCCCCTACTCCGGGGGTGCCCACCGAACCCCGGAGCCCAG AACTCCCACCTGCAGCAGAGCCGGTTCCCGGAGCAGCACCCCCAccgccacctccacctccacctccaccaccgCCGCTGCCCCCACTGTCGGGTCTCCCCTCCCAGCCGGAAGCCCCGCCCTTGGCGCCCCCactggccccgcccctcccaggCAGCCCGGagcccccggccccgccgcccCTGCCAGGAGAccagccgcccccacccccgcccccaccgccgcCTCCAGGCGCTGATGGGCCGGTGCCtccgcccccaccaccacctccggGAGGGCCCTCTGATGCTCTTGGAGGGCCTGGCTTGGAGATGGGCACAG GTGTGAAGCCCAAGAAACCCATCCAGACCAAGTTTAGAATGCCCCTCTTAAACTGGGTGGCCCTGAAACCCAACCAGATCACAGGCACGGTCTTCACTGAGATCAATGACGAGAAGGTGCTGCGG GAGCTGGACATGAGTGACTTTGAGGAGCAGTTCAAGACAAAGTCCCAAGGTCCCAGCCTAGACCTTACTGCTCTCAAGAGTAAGGCAGCCCAAAAGGCCCCCAGCAAAGCCACGCTCATCGAGGCCAACCGGGCCAAGAACCTGGCCATCACCCTGCGCAAGGGCAACCTGGGGGCTGACCGCATCTGCCAGGCCATTGAGAC GTACGACCTGCAGGCCCTTGGCCTAGACTTCCTGGAGCTGCTGACCCGCTTCCTGCCTACGGAGTATGAGCGTAGCCTCATCACCCGGTTCGAGCAGGAGCAGCGGCCCATAGAGGAGCTGTCAGAGGAGGACCGCTTCATGCTGCGCTTCAGCCGTATCCCCCGCCTGCCCGAGCGCATGAACACGCTTATCTTCCTGGGCAACTTCCCAGACACTGCCCAGCTGCTCATGCCG CAACTGAATGCTGTCATTGCGGCCTCAATGTCCATCAAGTCCTCAGACAGACTCCGCCAGATCCTTGAG aTCGTCCTGGCTTTCGGCAACTACATGAACAGCAGCAAGCGTGGAGCAGCTTATGGCTTCCGGCTGCAGAGTCTGGATGCG CTGCTGGAGATGAAATCGACCGATCGAAAGCAGACGCTGCTGCACTACCTGGTGAAGGTCATTGCTGAGAAGTACCCCCAGCTCACAGGTTTCCACAGTGACCTGCACTTTCTGGACAAGGCCGGCTCAG TGTCCCTGGACAGTGTGCTAGGGGACGTGCGCTCCCTGCAGCGAGGCCTGGAGTTGACCCAGCGGGAGTTTGTGCGGCAGGATGACTGCGTGGTGCTCAAGGAGTTCCTGAGGGCTAACTCACCCACCATGGATAAGCTGCTGGCAGACAGCAAGACGGCtcag GAAGCCTACGAGTCTGTGGTGGAGTACTTTGGCGAGAACCCCAAGACCACGTCCCCCTCCATGTTCTTTTCCCTCTTTAGTCGCTTCATCAAAGCCTATAAG AAAGCTGAGCAGGAGGTGGAACAGTGGAAGAAAGAAGCAGCTGCCCAGGAGGCGGGCACCGACACCGCGGGTAGAGGGGAGCCCTCAGCACCCAAG tcCCCGCCCAAGGTCAGGCGGCAGCAGATGGACCTCATTTCTGAGCTGAAACGGAAGCAGCAGAAGGAGCCCCTCATCTACGAGAGTGACCGTGATGGGGCCATTGAAGATATCATCACAG TGCTCAAGACGGTGCCCTTCACGGCTCGCACTGGCAAGAGGACGTCCAGGCTCCTCTGTGAGGCCAGCCTGGGAGAGGAGATCCCCCTCTAG